One Lactobacillus sp. ESL0785 DNA window includes the following coding sequences:
- a CDS encoding ABC transporter substrate-binding protein/permease → MKSKNRWLIAILAVLFVLVGSISLTNTTTSAAKKDSSVLKVAMEANYSPNNWTQTTNANGAVPIDGSHTYANGYDVKIAKIIGQKLHKKVVVMKTEWDGLLPALTSGKADLIIAGMSPTPERARAINFTNPYWSGVFVVVTKAGSKYLNAKKLTDFKGARLTAQQGTFHYQLINQLPGAKKEPNMKDFSAMRQSLISGTIDGYIADSTEAISFKMVDPDIRAVPLNPMKGFHVTKAQMVSSIGVAKTNPKLLKEVNQVLATIPKSKRTKLMTEAIKEQPKTDSKKGKNGKKQSWLVSMLKQYGGMIMSGIGMTLLLAAVGTIAGFFIGLFVGIIRTIPTPTTRGKRWGLKFIDWLLAVYIEIFRGTPMMVQAAVIYYGIAQFWHLNIDRTVAALIIVSINTGAYLAEIIRGGIISTPEGQFEAASALGMTHNQRMWHIILPQAIRNCLPSITNEFIVNIKDTSVLSIISVSELFFVGSTIASQTFKFFPTYLTISAIYLILTFTITRIFNLIEKHLDGSKNYNLMANQVQVGTQDK, encoded by the coding sequence ATGAAGTCAAAAAACAGATGGTTAATTGCAATTTTGGCAGTTTTATTTGTACTAGTTGGTAGTATTAGCCTGACTAATACCACAACTAGTGCTGCCAAAAAAGACAGTAGTGTCTTAAAAGTGGCAATGGAGGCGAACTACTCGCCGAATAATTGGACGCAAACTACTAATGCAAATGGGGCGGTACCAATTGATGGTTCTCACACCTACGCCAATGGTTATGACGTTAAAATTGCTAAGATTATTGGGCAAAAATTACACAAAAAAGTAGTAGTTATGAAGACCGAATGGGACGGACTTTTACCAGCTTTGACCAGTGGCAAGGCCGACTTGATTATTGCCGGGATGAGCCCAACACCTGAAAGGGCACGTGCCATCAATTTTACTAATCCTTATTGGAGCGGCGTTTTTGTTGTCGTCACCAAGGCTGGCAGCAAGTATCTTAATGCTAAAAAACTAACTGACTTTAAGGGTGCACGCCTTACTGCCCAACAAGGAACTTTCCATTACCAATTAATTAACCAGTTGCCCGGAGCTAAAAAAGAGCCTAATATGAAGGACTTTTCAGCTATGCGGCAAAGTTTAATTTCCGGCACGATTGATGGTTATATTGCCGACTCAACCGAAGCGATTTCCTTCAAGATGGTTGACCCCGACATTAGAGCTGTACCGCTTAACCCAATGAAAGGTTTCCACGTCACTAAGGCACAGATGGTTTCCTCAATTGGTGTTGCCAAGACTAACCCGAAGCTTCTCAAAGAAGTCAATCAAGTCCTAGCTACAATTCCGAAATCTAAGAGAACTAAGCTAATGACTGAAGCCATCAAGGAGCAGCCAAAAACTGATTCTAAGAAAGGCAAAAATGGTAAAAAGCAAAGCTGGCTCGTTTCCATGCTTAAGCAATATGGCGGCATGATTATGAGCGGGATCGGCATGACCCTACTGCTTGCAGCTGTCGGTACCATTGCCGGCTTCTTTATCGGCTTGTTTGTCGGCATTATTCGCACCATCCCAACCCCAACTACTCGCGGCAAGAGATGGGGATTAAAATTTATTGATTGGTTGCTGGCCGTTTATATTGAAATCTTCCGCGGCACGCCAATGATGGTTCAAGCTGCCGTTATCTATTACGGTATCGCCCAATTCTGGCACCTAAACATTGACCGCACTGTAGCCGCTTTAATCATTGTTTCCATTAATACTGGTGCTTACTTAGCCGAAATTATCCGCGGTGGAATTATTTCAACTCCTGAAGGACAATTTGAAGCCGCTAGTGCGTTGGGAATGACTCATAATCAAAGAATGTGGCACATTATTCTGCCACAAGCTATCAGAAACTGTCTGCCGTCAATTACCAATGAATTTATTGTTAACATTAAGGATACGTCAGTATTGAGCATCATTTCTGTTTCTGAACTGTTCTTTGTCGGGTCAACTATTGCCAGTCAAACATTCAAGTTCTTCCCAACTTATTTGACGATTTCCGCAATTTACCTAATTTTGACGTTCACAATTACCAGAATTTTCAATTTAATTGAAAAGCATCTTGACGGTAGTAAAAACTATAATTTAATGGCCAACCAGGTTCAGGTTGGCACCCAAGACAAATAA
- a CDS encoding DNA-3-methyladenine glycosylase: protein MDYSTYFTNNSTAKITADLIGRPLTYNDGNHLMGGYIVEAEAYLGVRDRAAHSYGGRRSPANEGLYRAGSTIYIYSQRQYFFFDVATQELDEPQGILIRAIEPRWGIDQMITNRNGKDGILLTNGPAKMMQAFGIHDKHWNLHFLADSPFSIDLDNTHKRHAAKIIAGPRIGINQSDQEWAQKPLRYYVSGNPYVSRMKKRDLSTDNGWQ from the coding sequence ATGGATTATTCAACTTATTTTACTAACAATTCTACCGCCAAAATCACCGCTGACCTAATCGGTCGTCCGTTAACTTACAATGACGGCAACCACCTAATGGGCGGCTACATCGTTGAAGCTGAAGCCTATTTAGGTGTTCGTGATCGCGCTGCACATTCCTATGGCGGTCGCCGCAGCCCAGCTAACGAAGGTCTATATCGTGCTGGCAGTACTATTTATATTTACAGCCAACGACAATATTTTTTCTTTGACGTTGCCACCCAAGAACTGGACGAGCCACAAGGGATTTTAATCAGAGCCATCGAGCCCAGATGGGGCATTGACCAGATGATTACTAATCGCAATGGCAAAGACGGCATTTTACTAACCAATGGACCTGCCAAAATGATGCAGGCCTTCGGCATTCATGATAAACATTGGAACCTGCACTTTTTAGCTGATTCGCCGTTTAGCATTGACCTCGATAATACTCATAAAAGGCATGCCGCTAAAATTATTGCTGGTCCGCGAATCGGAATTAACCAATCTGACCAAGAGTGGGCACAGAAGCCTTTGCGTTATTACGTCAGCGGCAATCCTTACGTTTCCCGAATGAAAAAGCGCGATCTATCGACAGATAACGGCTGGCAATAA
- a CDS encoding DUF488 family protein, whose translation MTEIKLIRIYAHEQPEGYRILVDRLWPRGISKVKANLDEWAKEIGPSTNLRKWFNHDDNKFASFKDKYLAELEQNPAMPQFLALVKTQLSKQDVLFLYGAKNKEHNQAVVLKEYLERQL comes from the coding sequence ATGACAGAAATTAAACTAATCCGAATTTATGCTCATGAGCAACCTGAAGGTTACCGGATTTTAGTTGATCGTTTGTGGCCGCGCGGGATCAGTAAAGTTAAGGCTAATCTTGATGAATGGGCAAAGGAAATAGGTCCAAGTACTAACTTACGCAAATGGTTTAATCATGATGATAACAAGTTTGCGTCTTTTAAAGATAAATACCTTGCTGAGTTAGAACAAAATCCTGCGATGCCGCAATTTTTAGCATTAGTGAAGACGCAATTATCTAAGCAAGACGTCTTATTTTTATATGGTGCTAAAAATAAAGAGCACAACCAAGCAGTTGTACTCAAGGAATATCTTGAACGCCAATTATAA
- a CDS encoding TerC family protein: MSIIKMYAPFFSASNWLHVLTSGKDWMIILTLILMECLLSVDNAVVLAAQTKILPDKKQQEKSLFYGLWGAYLFRFIVIGIGTYLINFWEIKLAGSIYLFYLAFKFFYDQRHPQKAAAKEKAEEAKLSKHKAKKGKHVLSLFWRTVISIEAMDIVFSIDSVLAALAVSNNPVIVLIGGMIGILCMRGVAEVIIKLMDIIPELQPMAYVLIGIIALKLLLSLPPLNYELPNTVFASIVFGILILTIIFHFWRIKKHGHKL; encoded by the coding sequence ATGTCGATTATTAAAATGTATGCGCCGTTTTTCAGTGCTAGCAATTGGCTGCACGTTCTAACCAGTGGCAAAGATTGGATGATAATTCTCACATTAATCTTAATGGAATGTTTATTATCCGTTGACAATGCTGTGGTTTTAGCGGCTCAAACCAAAATCTTGCCCGATAAAAAGCAACAGGAAAAGTCCCTATTTTACGGTCTGTGGGGCGCATATCTTTTTCGCTTTATTGTCATTGGTATCGGCACTTACTTAATCAACTTTTGGGAAATTAAATTAGCCGGCAGTATCTATCTGTTCTACTTAGCGTTTAAATTTTTTTACGATCAACGGCACCCACAAAAAGCAGCAGCCAAAGAAAAGGCTGAAGAAGCTAAACTCAGTAAACACAAGGCAAAAAAAGGCAAACACGTTTTATCCCTTTTCTGGCGCACTGTGATTTCAATTGAAGCAATGGATATCGTCTTTTCAATTGATTCTGTTCTTGCAGCTTTAGCTGTTTCCAATAATCCAGTTATCGTCCTCATCGGCGGCATGATTGGTATCCTCTGCATGCGGGGCGTAGCCGAAGTTATTATCAAATTAATGGATATTATCCCGGAACTGCAGCCAATGGCCTATGTGTTAATTGGCATTATTGCACTAAAACTGCTGCTATCACTGCCACCACTTAATTATGAACTGCCAAATACTGTGTTTGCATCAATCGTCTTTGGTATTTTAATCTTAACTATTATCTTTCACTTTTGGCGGATTAAAAAGCACGGCCACAAATTATAA
- a CDS encoding methylated-DNA--[protein]-cysteine S-methyltransferase has protein sequence MLYYADLTIDHVTFELMANKDGLTYVGQKGWPTLPISHFYPTEKLLYAPARLAPYIRELAEFLTGNQQEFDLPLSISPIVTPWQQKVLNQVRQIPYGQTISYQDLAKAINQPSAIRPVAHAVALNPVLFFIPCHRVIHADGTCGQYRLGMDYKKHLINLEKSF, from the coding sequence ATGCTTTACTATGCCGATTTGACCATTGACCATGTAACTTTTGAGTTAATGGCAAATAAAGACGGCTTAACCTATGTTGGGCAAAAAGGCTGGCCCACTTTACCAATCAGTCATTTTTATCCAACAGAAAAGTTGCTCTATGCTCCAGCAAGACTTGCTCCCTATATTCGAGAATTAGCTGAATTTTTAACTGGAAATCAGCAAGAATTTGATTTACCGTTAAGTATCAGCCCAATAGTTACTCCTTGGCAGCAAAAAGTGCTTAACCAAGTAAGGCAAATTCCTTATGGTCAAACCATTAGTTATCAAGACTTGGCCAAAGCAATTAACCAGCCCAGTGCTATACGGCCAGTTGCTCATGCCGTAGCTTTGAATCCAGTATTATTTTTCATTCCTTGTCATCGAGTAATTCACGCTGATGGCACTTGCGGGCAATATCGTTTGGGTATGGACTACAAAAAGCACCTGATTAATTTAGAAAAGAGTTTTTAG